A single window of Anopheles moucheti chromosome 2, idAnoMoucSN_F20_07, whole genome shotgun sequence DNA harbors:
- the LOC128298849 gene encoding cytochrome P450 6g1-like isoform X1, with protein sequence MIFPIVDVVQSYLWLVLLCVVLYLLWFVTTTGTRYWQCVHLPYIEGRPIVGNFLDAVLMRKSIFDLTDELYVDERVRDSALFGISKLMTPTLVLRDPELIKQVLIKDAAFFCNRSMCTDPHGDQIGYYNLLMIRNPAWKQLRSYLTPSLSLSKIKQMYRLVDQVGADMVASLDALPEVRARVRETEFKELCARFTTDVIASTFFGMQANCLKDENSEFRYYGRKIFDYGPARGLTMASFFFAPELVPYLRLKLFPRDTEAFLKAIIEQEIARREKTGESRGDFIDSMIALKNNNATLGVTEKIPIKGDILVAQAATFYMASFETTSSVLSFALYELIRHPEIQSQLREEIRLIIRKYGQDIPYEAYANEMPYLGTVISETARLYPVLPFIERKCTLPEGSTGYKLEPFHDYIIPNHMPVLIPIYAIHRDPKYFPDPERFDPERFSKENLDQIQPCTYMPFGVGPRTCLGSHFGTLQIKIALVKLLAKYRIDRSASTPEVLTYRKNAFTLNSNEGLYAELADDPLGM encoded by the exons ATGATCTTCCCGATCGTTGACGTGGTGCAGAGCTACCTCTGGCTGGTGCTGCTTTGCGTCGTGCTGTATCTGCTGTGGTTCGTGACCACCACCGGAACACGATACTGGCAGTGCGTCCATCTGCCGTACATCGAGGGCCGTCCAATAGTGGGCAACTTCCTCGATGCGGTGCTGATGCGCAAATCCATCTTCGACCTGACGGACGAGCTGTACGTGGACGAACGCGTACGGGACAGTGCACTGTTTGGCATCAGCAAGCTGATGACACCCACCCTGGTGCTGCGCGATCCCGAACTCATCAAACAAGTACTAATTAAAGATGCCGCATTCTTCTGCAATCG CTCCATGTGTACCGATCCACATGGTGATCAGATCGGGTACTACAACTTGCTGATGATTAGAAATCCAGCTTGGAAGCAACTGCGCTCCTACCTTACACCGTCGCTTAGCCTAAGCAAAATTAAGCAGATGTACCGACTAGTCGATCAG GTTGGTGCAGACATGGTGGCCTCACTCGATGCACTACCGGAAGTACGGGCTCGCGTGCGTGAGACGGAATTTAAAGAGCTCTGTGCGCGCTTCACCACCGACGTGATTGCGAGCACATTCTTCGGCATGCAGGCCAACTGTCTGAAGGACGAGAATTCCGAGTTTCGTTACTACGGTCGAAAGATCTTCGATTACGGTCCGGCACGTGGTTTGACGATGGCATCGTTCTTCTTCGCACCGGAGCTGGTGCCTTACCTACGGTTGAAGCTTTTCCCACGCGATACAGAAGCATTCCTTAAGGCTATCATCGAGCAGGAGATTGCAAGGCGTGAGAAAACTGGTGAAAGTCGGGGAGACTTTATCGATTCTATGATTGCGCTCAAAAATAACAACGCCACACTGGGAGTTACGGAGAAGATAC CGATCAAAGGTGATATACTTGTGGCACAGGCGGCAACGTTCTATATGGCCAGCTTTGAAACTACCTCCTCGGTGTTATCGTTTGCTCTGTACGAATTAATAAGACAT CCAGAAATTCAATCCCAACTGAGAGAAGAAATACGCCTCATTATCCGTAAATATGGGCAAGATATTCCCTATGAAGCTTATGCCAATGAGATGCCCTACCTTGGTACGGTTATCTCGGAAACGGCTCGGCTTTATCCAGTACTACCATTCATCGAGCGTAAGTGTACATTGCCGGAAGGTAGCACCGGGTATAAGCTAGAACCGTTCCACGACTACATCATTCCCAACCATATGCCAGTGTTGATCCCCATTTATGCAATCCATCGCGATCCAAAG TATTTTCCCGACCCGGAACGGTTCGATCCGGAACGATTTTCCAAAGAAAACCTGGACCAAATACAACCCTGCACCTACATGCCGTTCGGTGTTGGGCCACGCACCTGCCTTGGATCGCATTTTGGGACGCTGCAAATTAAAATTGCGCTCGTGAAACTACTCGCCAAGTAccgcatcgatcgatcggccTCCACGCCGGAAGTGTTAACTTACCGCAAGAATGCGTTCACGCTCAACTCCAATGAAGGTCTGTACGCGGAACTGGCGGATGATCCGCTGGGAATGTGA
- the LOC128298849 gene encoding cytochrome P450 6g1-like isoform X2 → MLQLEVSDILYTLVALLIVFLGWRKHNYWNRVGVPYILEIPVIGNFSTIFLQRHSSFEYIQHIYHHARTRASDFFGVNIFTRPALVIRNPELIKKLTCTDAIRFTNRQMCADRFHDTIGYYNLIMIREPHWKQLRGLLSPSVTSAKLKRMQPLIAQVGADMVASLDALPEVRARVRETEFKELCARFTTDVIASTFFGMQANCLKDENSEFRYYGRKIFDYGPARGLTMASFFFAPELVPYLRLKLFPRDTEAFLKAIIEQEIARREKTGESRGDFIDSMIALKNNNATLGVTEKIPIKGDILVAQAATFYMASFETTSSVLSFALYELIRHPEIQSQLREEIRLIIRKYGQDIPYEAYANEMPYLGTVISETARLYPVLPFIERKCTLPEGSTGYKLEPFHDYIIPNHMPVLIPIYAIHRDPKYFPDPERFDPERFSKENLDQIQPCTYMPFGVGPRTCLGSHFGTLQIKIALVKLLAKYRIDRSASTPEVLTYRKNAFTLNSNEGLYAELADDPLGM, encoded by the exons ATGCTGCAGCTGGAAGTGAGCGATATTCTCTACACACTAGTGGCActgttgattgttttcctcGGATGGCGAAAGCATAACTACTGGAACCGGGTCGGTGTGCCGTACATTCTTGAAATCCCCGTCATCGGCAACTTCAGTACGATCTTCCTGCAGCGACATTCCAGCTTTGAGTACATCCAGCACATCTACCATCATGCCCGTACGCGGGCAAGTGATTTTTTCGGCGTCAACATCTTCACCCGTCCGGCGCTGGTGATACGAAACCCGGAGCTTATCAAAAAGCTGACATGCACGGATGCGATCCGCTTCACCAATCGGCAGATGTGTGCGGATCGATTTCACGATACGATCGGGTACTACAATCTGATCATGATACGGGAACCGCACTGGAAGCAGCTGCGTGGTCTACTCTCACCGTCCGTAACGAGCGCCAAGCTGAAGCGAATGCAACCGCTTATCGCGCAG GTTGGTGCAGACATGGTGGCCTCACTCGATGCACTACCGGAAGTACGGGCTCGCGTGCGTGAGACGGAATTTAAAGAGCTCTGTGCGCGCTTCACCACCGACGTGATTGCGAGCACATTCTTCGGCATGCAGGCCAACTGTCTGAAGGACGAGAATTCCGAGTTTCGTTACTACGGTCGAAAGATCTTCGATTACGGTCCGGCACGTGGTTTGACGATGGCATCGTTCTTCTTCGCACCGGAGCTGGTGCCTTACCTACGGTTGAAGCTTTTCCCACGCGATACAGAAGCATTCCTTAAGGCTATCATCGAGCAGGAGATTGCAAGGCGTGAGAAAACTGGTGAAAGTCGGGGAGACTTTATCGATTCTATGATTGCGCTCAAAAATAACAACGCCACACTGGGAGTTACGGAGAAGATAC CGATCAAAGGTGATATACTTGTGGCACAGGCGGCAACGTTCTATATGGCCAGCTTTGAAACTACCTCCTCGGTGTTATCGTTTGCTCTGTACGAATTAATAAGACAT CCAGAAATTCAATCCCAACTGAGAGAAGAAATACGCCTCATTATCCGTAAATATGGGCAAGATATTCCCTATGAAGCTTATGCCAATGAGATGCCCTACCTTGGTACGGTTATCTCGGAAACGGCTCGGCTTTATCCAGTACTACCATTCATCGAGCGTAAGTGTACATTGCCGGAAGGTAGCACCGGGTATAAGCTAGAACCGTTCCACGACTACATCATTCCCAACCATATGCCAGTGTTGATCCCCATTTATGCAATCCATCGCGATCCAAAG TATTTTCCCGACCCGGAACGGTTCGATCCGGAACGATTTTCCAAAGAAAACCTGGACCAAATACAACCCTGCACCTACATGCCGTTCGGTGTTGGGCCACGCACCTGCCTTGGATCGCATTTTGGGACGCTGCAAATTAAAATTGCGCTCGTGAAACTACTCGCCAAGTAccgcatcgatcgatcggccTCCACGCCGGAAGTGTTAACTTACCGCAAGAATGCGTTCACGCTCAACTCCAATGAAGGTCTGTACGCGGAACTGGCGGATGATCCGCTGGGAATGTGA
- the LOC128298851 gene encoding probable methyltransferase-like protein 25: protein MIFRFKRFTMDRITKQVDAIVRFLEPNMAFINCHMVDYLTEQHWKRFVPEAIKHELQTVDDYLQAKELFWGQFEPAYEREHRFPSVRTFIDNTRRYRLGGSKENELALTLDEFKDALSDYRKDTRLKMTELMNVKKCHEVEVAAAAVASLCTAMASANGATKLEDILVIDAGDGKGYLSSRIALEHGIKVLGVDCSEENTSNAEKRLERLKKKIPKAVRKSNLEEDEYFTNLVKEEATLNTLYRTATQLIDFNTNLIELAAAYFPQGNHSTFCLCGLHTCGNLGPNCLRLFHQNPTIRGICNVGCCYHLMQEQFVVDEFYNPTKAPDNPGYGFPMSKYLQERCFALGRNARNLAAESIERACTNRENPSDKLGYRALLQVIFLECGEKKSHQVGRLKCNGFVDYVRKSIRKLALTESVTLTDESLLELEARFAVELEQLKVFYLVRQQFAPVIETLILLDRLLYLRECGYGRSFLVKLFEPVVSPRCYALIALK from the exons ATGATCTTTCGTTTTAAGCGCTTCACGATGGATCGGATCACGAAGCAGGTGGATGCGATTGTGCGCTTTCTCGAGCCGAACATGGCATTCATCAACTGCCACATGGTGGATTATCTCACGGAGCAGCACTGGAAACGGTTTGTGCCGGAAGCGATAAAGCATGAGCTGCAGACGGTTGATGATTATCTGCAGGCGAAGGAATTATTCTGGGGACAGTTTGAACCAGCGTACGAAAGAGAGCATCGATTTCCAAGCGTGAGAACATTTATCGATAATACGCGCCGTTATCGGTTGGGTGGAAGCAAAGAGAATGAGCTGGCACTGACACTGGACGAGTTTAAAGATGCTTTGTCGGACTATCGTAAGGACACCCGCTTGAAAATGACGGAACTGATGAATGTGAAAAAGTGTCACGAGGTtgaggttgctgctgctgccgtggCGTCCCTTTGCACGGCTATGGCATCGGCAAACGGTGCGACAAAGCTGGAAGATATTTTAGTCATCGATGCGGGCGATGGGAAAGGTTATCTGTCGTCGAGAATTGCTCTAGAGCACGGAATTAAAGTGCTCGGCGTGGATTGTTCTGAGGAAAATACTAGCAATGCAGAAAAGCGTCTCGAGCGTCTGAAG AAAAAAATTCCCAAAGCCGTCCGGAAGTCCAATCTGGAAGAGGATGAATATTTTACCAACTTGGTTAAGGAGGAAGCCACACTAAACACACTGTACCGAACGGCTACACAGCTAATCGATTTTAACACAAACTTGATTGAGTTGGCCGCAGCATACTTTCCCCAGGGCAATCACAGCACCTTCTGTCTGTGTGGTCTCCACACGTGTGGTAATCTCGGCCCGAACTGTCTACGTCTGTTTCATCAAAACCCAACGATACGGGGAATATGTAACGTTGGCTGTTGTTATCATCTGATGCAGGAGCAGTTCGTTGTCGATGAGTTTTACAATCCAACAAAAGCACCCGACAATCCCGGGTATGGTTTCCCGATGAGCAAATATCTGCAGGAACGCTGCTTCGCCCTTGGACGCAATGCGCGCAATCTGGCAGCTGAATCGATCGAAAGAGCTTGCACGAATCGCGAGAATCCGAGCGACAAGCTCGGATATCGAGCATTGCTGCAGGTGATATTTCTAGAGTGTGGCGAGAAAAAATCCCACCAGGTCGGACGACTCAAGTGCAACGGATTCGTGGACTACGTAAGAAAATCCATTCGCAAGCTAGCACTAACGGAGAGTGTTACGCTAACGGACGAAAGTTTATTGGAGCTGGAAGCCCGCTTTGCGGTGGAGTTGGAACAGCTGAAGGTGTTCTATCTTGTACGGCAACAGTTTGCACCGGTAATCGAAACGCTAATCTTGCTGGACCGACTGCTGTACCTGAGAGAATGTGGATATGGTCGTAGCTTTCTGGTAAAACTGTTCGAACCGGTCGTTTCACCTCGTTGTTACGCTTTAATAgcattaaaatag
- the LOC128298852 gene encoding protein LTO1 homolog, protein MTSSGIELNRAETDAEEGDINDVFEDIFLTEERIIGEHFDQGLADGRLEESVREAEDYGFKKGAEIGQEVGFYTSIVNEIATQPETAANEKAHSVLQEVLTALEKYPHANDPNIDLLHNLQQIRNKFRRLCALLKVPFKYTQTNDLSF, encoded by the coding sequence ATGACGAGCTCGGGAATTGAGCTGAACCGTGCGGAAACAGATGCAGAAGAAGGTGATATAAACGATGTGTTTGAGGACATTTTTCTAACCGAGGAACGTATTATCGGTGAACATTTCGACCAAGGCTTGGCAGACGGTCGACTGGAGGAATCCGTCCGGGAGGCGGAAGATTATGGTTTCAAGAAAGGAGCCGAAATTGGACAAGAAGTTGGATTTTATACCAGCATTGTGAACGAGATTGCTACTCAACCGGAAACAGCGGCGAATGAGAAGGCCCACAGCGTTCTGCAGGAAGTATTGACGGCGCTGGAAAAGTATCCGCACGCGAACGATCCGAACATTGATTTGTTGCACAATTTGCAACAGATCCGGAACAAATTTCGACGGCTTTGTGCGCTGCTGAAGGTTCCGTTTAAGTACACGCAAACGAATGATCTTTCGTTTTAA
- the LOC128310584 gene encoding protein preli-like — MCFECVQCGSGAIYIRQRTTERAKVRQISTPAGTRIPRRTRHIMAKYYESATIYNYSWDQVTQGFWNRYPNPYSSHVLSEDTVCREIRNGKLHSKRLLTKTNHVPKWGERFFKAKSVNIVEESVVDPKERTLVTYTRNIGFNKIMSVVEKVVYKSLPDQPGKTIAIRSAWIDSSVYGFGTAIRAFGLERFKKNCAKTVNGFNYVLQHMFPNNPVALVAVAAANKDYQGSKAQKLREAAKHASDHVKAQAEHLVQNLSVKG, encoded by the exons ATGTGCTTCGAGTGCGTTCAGTGTGGTTCTGGTGCGATTTACATAAGACAACGTACGACCGAAAGAGCCAAAGTTCGACAAATCAGCACCCCAGCCGGAACAAGAATTCCCCGCCGTACGCGTCACATAATGGCAAAATATTATGAAAGTGCTACCATCTATAACTATTCCTGGGATCAAGTTACGCAGGGCTTCTGGAACCGGTACCCAAATCCGTACAG CTCGCACGTACTCTCGGAGGATACGGTCTGTCGGGAGATACGGAATGGCAAGCTGCATAGCAAACGGCTCCTAACAAAGACGAACCATGTGCCGAAATGGGGCGAACGATTCTTCAAAGCTAAGTCGGTGAACATCGTGGAGGAATCGGTGGTAGACCCAAAGGAAAGGACACTCGTGACGTACACCAGAAACATTggctttaataaaataatg AGCGTGGTAGAAAAGGTCGTGTACAAATCGCTCCCGGATCAGCCCGGCAAAACAATCGCGATCCGATCGGCCTGGATCGATTCGTCCGTGTACGGGTTCGGTACCGCCATACGGGCGTTCGGGTTGGAGCGGTTCAAGAAAAATTGCGCCAAAACGGTCAACGGTTTCAACTACGTCCTGCAGCACATGTTCCCAAACAATCCGGTCGCACTGGTGGCGGTCGCAGCCGCCAACAAAGACTACCAGGGTTCGAAGGCACAGAAGCTGCGCGAAGCGGCAAAGCACGCGTCCGACCACGTGAAGGCACAGGCCGAACATCTGGTACAGAACCTATCCGTCAAGGGCTAG
- the LOC128310465 gene encoding uncharacterized protein LOC128310465, which produces MDQMLPSPGFSIPSIGTPLHQPEEDQQILPHAYQQQQSMPHMTPMGGLSSSNYTMPAIGASSGKSMHTYAPSFSTPQNMIQPQTPQSLMSPMVPMTESKAAATPSQTQGSGGSVRDPENIGSVNIHQTMGPATPMTPMTPSEPAILPQLQNIVSTVNLSCKLDLKKIALHARNAEYNPKRFAAVIMRIREPRTTALIFSSGKMVCTGAKSEDDSRLAARKYARIIQKLGFTAKFLDFKVQNMVGSCDVRFPIRLEGLVLTHGRFSSYEPELFPGLIYRMVKPRIVLLIFVSGKVVLTGAKVRQEIYDAFENIYPILKSFKKQ; this is translated from the exons ATGGATCAGATGCTACCTAGTCCGGGATTTTCAATCCCCAGCATCGGGACACCGTTGCACCAGCCGGAAGAGGATCAGCAGATTCTCCCCCATGcctaccagcagcaacaatccaTGCCGCACATGACACCCATGGGTGGCCTTAGCTCTAGCAACTACACAATGCCGGCTATCGGTGCATCGTCCGGCAAGAGCATGCATACGTATGCGCCCAGCTTTTCCACACCGCAGAACATGATCCAACCACAGACGCCG CAAAGCCTAATGTCACCGATGGTACCGATGACGGAAtcgaaagcagcagcaaccccCAGTCAAACGCAGGGCAGCGGTGGTAGCGTCCGGGATCCAGAAAACATCGGCAGTGTAAACATCCACCAAACCATGGGTCCCGCGACACCGATGACGCCAATGACACCGAGCGAACCGGCCATTCTGCCCCAGCTGCAAAACATCGTCTCGACGGTGAACTTAAGCTGCAAGCTCGATCTCAAGAAGATAGCCCTGCACGCCCGTAACGCCGAGTACAATCCGAAACGTTTCGCTGCAGTAATTATGCGCATTCGGGAACCGCGCACCACAGCACTGATTTTCTCATCCGGCAAGATGGTTTGTACCGGGGCGAAAAGTGAAGACGATTCCCGGCTCGCAGCACGCAAATACGCACGTATCATACAGAAGCTCGGCTTTACG GCCAAATTCCTtgacttcaaagtacaaaacatGGTCGGCAGCTGTGACGTACGGTTTCCGATTCGGCTCGAAGGTTTAGTACTGACGCACGGACGGTTCAGCTCGTACGAACCGGAACTTTTCCCCGGGCTCATTTACCGTATGGTGAAACCGCGTATCGTACTGTTAATTTTCGTGTCCGGCAAAGTTGTGCTCACCGGTGCCAAAGTGCGGCAAGAGATCTACGATGCATTTGAAAACATCTATCCAATTCTAAAGAGCTTCAAAAAACAGTAA